The following are encoded in a window of Anopheles gambiae chromosome X, idAnoGambNW_F1_1, whole genome shotgun sequence genomic DNA:
- the LOC1278391 gene encoding actin nucleation-promoting factor WASL isoform X1, with amino-acid sequence MKQPAGGENAVDRNSSSASKANRPSTLLTNDENDQLFRLLGRRCQSLSTAVVQLYTTQSPAHASWVKRCTGALCFIKDNIRKSYYFRLYCLKANQMVWEQELYEKIEVTQPKPYLITFEGQDGIVAFNFATEDEAAAVMNTTLTTIHNRNRRRDERIKRNNTRKDPPPARPPPLQTIPGGGTGSNIPDADLGVTYRNKQPFASPFSGPAVPPMQQGAQPLAAVAPSLGSALHQKPRKVKGMGKLQKSDIGSPSNFKHVTHVGWDPHSGFDLIGAQESLKPFLEKAGVGDQHLKDRDTCAFIYDFIQTNNVLDTVKSEQSSGRKQKPPAPPPVPVRTTTTTTTTTTTPHTEAPPPGTPPCSSPPSHHQHHSPDHQHHHHPQQHPPPPSVPGGNHHHQNGQTRNPPPPPPHRTLPPLPPTTPPKVAPPAMRPPPMQPPPAVAAAPAPPPPPPMPAGPVPPPPPPMMPSLKPPAPAIPGGGGSAGGGGSDDGGDARSALLDSIRKGTTLKKVDQSAHSSTGSGDMRNDLMTEIQQGFQLRPVANRELNAERNSGGAGGGGSGDVGTDALADALRRALAERGRVIRPSDEDDSDSNSNNTDWED; translated from the exons ATGAAACAACCGGCGGGTGGAGAGAATGCGGTTGACCGGAACTCGTCCTCGGCCAGCAAAGCGAACCGGCCCAGCACGCTGCTGACGAACGACGAAAATGATCAGCTTTTCCGCCTGCTCGGCCGTCGATGTCAG TCGCTCAGCACGGCGGTGGTGCAGCTGTACACGACCCAGTCGCCGGCCCACGCCTCCTGGGTGAAGCGGTGCACCGGTGCGCTCTGCTTCATCAAGGACAACATCCGCAAGTCGTACTACTTCCGGCTGTACTGTCTCAAGGCGAACCAGATGGTGTGGGAACAGGAGCTGTACGAGAAGATCGAGGTGACGCAACCGAAACCGTACCTAATCACGTTCGAGGGACAG GATGGTATAGTGGCATTTAACTTTGCTACCGAGGACGAAGCGGCTGCGGTGATGAACACAACCCTTACCACCATTCACAATCGCAACCGGAGGCGCGACG AGCGTATCAAGCGCAACAACACGCGGAAGGATCCGCCACCGGCCAGGCCACCACCGCTGCAAACGATACCGGGCGGTGGAACCGGCTCGAACATTCCCGATGCAGACCTGGGTGTCACCTACCGGAACAAGCAACCGT TTGCGAGCCCCTTTTCCGGGCCGGCAGTGCCGCCGATGCAGCAGGGAGCACAGCCGCTGGCTGCCGTCGCCCCGAGCCTGGGCAGCGCACTGCACCAGAAGCCGCGCAAGGTCAAGGGCATGGGCAAGCTGCAGAAGTCCGACATCGGGTCGCCGTCCAACTTCAAGCACGTGACGCACGTCGGCTGGGACCCGCACAGTGGCTTCGATTTGATCGGCGCGCAGGAATCGCTCAAACCGTTCCTCGAGAAGGCGGGCGTCGGGGATCAGCAC CTGAAGGATCGCGATACGTGCGCGTTTATCTACGACTTCATCCAGACGAACAACGTGCTCGACACGGTCAAGTCGGAGCAGAGCAGCGGCCGCAAGCAGAAGCCCCCGGCGCCACCGCCCGTACCGGTTcgtaccactactactactactactactactaccaccccCCATACCGAGGCGCCACCGCCCGGAACGCCACCTTGCTCCTCCCCCCCTtcgcaccaccagcaccactcACCTgaccatcaacatcatcatcatccccaaCAGCATCCGCCGCCGCCGAGCGTGCCGGGcggaaaccaccaccaccagaacGGGCAGACGCGCaatccgccgccgccgccgccgcaccgCACGCTGCCGCCGCTACCGCCGACCACGCCGCCGAAGGTGGCGCCGCCGGCCATGCGACCGCCCCCGATGCAGCCCCCGCCGGCCGTCGCTGCTGCCCCTGCGCCACCGCCGCCCCCGCCGATGCCGGCCGGGCctgtgccgccgccgccgcccccgaTGATGCCGTCGCTCAAGCCGCCCGCCCCGGCCATTCCCGGTGGCGGTGGATcggccggcggcggcggctcgGATGACGGTGGCGATGCCCGCTCCGCCCTGCTCGACAGCATACGCAAGGGCACTACGCTCAAG AAAGTGGACCAAAGCGCACACAGCAGTACCGGCAGTGGCGACATGCGGAACGATTTGATGACGGAGATACAGCAGGGCTTCCAGCTGCGCCCGGTCGCCAACCGGGAGCTGAACGCGGAACGCAACAGTGGCGGCGCGGGAGGAGGTGGCAGCGGTGACGTCGGCACCGATGCGCTGGCCGATGCGCTGCGCCGCGCCCTGGCCGAACGGGGCCGCGTCATTCGACCCTCGGACGAGGATGACAGTGATTCCAATTCCAACAACACCGACTGGGAGGACTAG
- the LOC1278391 gene encoding actin nucleation-promoting factor WASL isoform X2, whose translation MKQPAGGENAVDRNSSSASKANRPSTLLTNDENDQLFRLLGRRCQSLSTAVVQLYTTQSPAHASWVKRCTGALCFIKDNIRKSYYFRLYCLKANQMVWEQELYEKIEVTQPKPYLITFEGQDGIVAFNFATEDEAAAVMNTTLTTIHNRNRRRDERIKRNNTRKDPPPARPPPLQTIPGGGTGSNIPDADLGVTYRNKQPFASPFSGPAVPPMQQGAQPLAAVAPSLGSALHQKPRKVKGMGKLQKSDIGSPSNFKHVTHVGWDPHSGFDLIGAQESLKPFLEKAGVGDQHLKDRDTCAFIYDFIQTNNVLDTVKSEQSSGRKQKPPAPPPVPHPPPPSVPGGNHHHQNGQTRNPPPPPPHRTLPPLPPTTPPKVAPPAMRPPPMQPPPAVAAAPAPPPPPPMPAGPVPPPPPPMMPSLKPPAPAIPGGGGSAGGGGSDDGGDARSALLDSIRKGTTLKKVDQSAHSSTGSGDMRNDLMTEIQQGFQLRPVANRELNAERNSGGAGGGGSGDVGTDALADALRRALAERGRVIRPSDEDDSDSNSNNTDWED comes from the exons ATGAAACAACCGGCGGGTGGAGAGAATGCGGTTGACCGGAACTCGTCCTCGGCCAGCAAAGCGAACCGGCCCAGCACGCTGCTGACGAACGACGAAAATGATCAGCTTTTCCGCCTGCTCGGCCGTCGATGTCAG TCGCTCAGCACGGCGGTGGTGCAGCTGTACACGACCCAGTCGCCGGCCCACGCCTCCTGGGTGAAGCGGTGCACCGGTGCGCTCTGCTTCATCAAGGACAACATCCGCAAGTCGTACTACTTCCGGCTGTACTGTCTCAAGGCGAACCAGATGGTGTGGGAACAGGAGCTGTACGAGAAGATCGAGGTGACGCAACCGAAACCGTACCTAATCACGTTCGAGGGACAG GATGGTATAGTGGCATTTAACTTTGCTACCGAGGACGAAGCGGCTGCGGTGATGAACACAACCCTTACCACCATTCACAATCGCAACCGGAGGCGCGACG AGCGTATCAAGCGCAACAACACGCGGAAGGATCCGCCACCGGCCAGGCCACCACCGCTGCAAACGATACCGGGCGGTGGAACCGGCTCGAACATTCCCGATGCAGACCTGGGTGTCACCTACCGGAACAAGCAACCGT TTGCGAGCCCCTTTTCCGGGCCGGCAGTGCCGCCGATGCAGCAGGGAGCACAGCCGCTGGCTGCCGTCGCCCCGAGCCTGGGCAGCGCACTGCACCAGAAGCCGCGCAAGGTCAAGGGCATGGGCAAGCTGCAGAAGTCCGACATCGGGTCGCCGTCCAACTTCAAGCACGTGACGCACGTCGGCTGGGACCCGCACAGTGGCTTCGATTTGATCGGCGCGCAGGAATCGCTCAAACCGTTCCTCGAGAAGGCGGGCGTCGGGGATCAGCAC CTGAAGGATCGCGATACGTGCGCGTTTATCTACGACTTCATCCAGACGAACAACGTGCTCGACACGGTCAAGTCGGAGCAGAGCAGCGGCCGCAAGCAGAAGCCCCCGGCGCCACCGCCCGTACCG CATCCGCCGCCGCCGAGCGTGCCGGGcggaaaccaccaccaccagaacGGGCAGACGCGCaatccgccgccgccgccgccgcaccgCACGCTGCCGCCGCTACCGCCGACCACGCCGCCGAAGGTGGCGCCGCCGGCCATGCGACCGCCCCCGATGCAGCCCCCGCCGGCCGTCGCTGCTGCCCCTGCGCCACCGCCGCCCCCGCCGATGCCGGCCGGGCctgtgccgccgccgccgcccccgaTGATGCCGTCGCTCAAGCCGCCCGCCCCGGCCATTCCCGGTGGCGGTGGATcggccggcggcggcggctcgGATGACGGTGGCGATGCCCGCTCCGCCCTGCTCGACAGCATACGCAAGGGCACTACGCTCAAG AAAGTGGACCAAAGCGCACACAGCAGTACCGGCAGTGGCGACATGCGGAACGATTTGATGACGGAGATACAGCAGGGCTTCCAGCTGCGCCCGGTCGCCAACCGGGAGCTGAACGCGGAACGCAACAGTGGCGGCGCGGGAGGAGGTGGCAGCGGTGACGTCGGCACCGATGCGCTGGCCGATGCGCTGCGCCGCGCCCTGGCCGAACGGGGCCGCGTCATTCGACCCTCGGACGAGGATGACAGTGATTCCAATTCCAACAACACCGACTGGGAGGACTAG
- the LOC133394032 gene encoding uncharacterized protein LOC133394032, with protein MTTFHCQNQNRRNARDACTWFVGARDDSRRASVDGRRRHGEVDFHLSQVLSGPGGRWVLDKETHRKSVQRAHRPGALRVASAFQTVSYDAACVVANTTPLVLLMQEDIRCQDEKVASGGVQSDIRKRQREETMRRWQDQWTTGAGQPGAPGLKTRRLIPDINLWVSRKHGEVDFFLTQLLTGHGFLRSYFVEKGILEGSPNCPECGDAVEDVEHVLFHCPRFDRIRNEMQQRCHSRVTMDNIVSEMCARSDTWEAVRAAARTIFSTLQARWDVERPPTARRRRRARRRARDANGGPSGPAARQQPAPQGPP; from the exons ATGACAACTTttcactgtcaaaatcaaaatcgtcgtaacGCGAGGGACGCCTGTACATGGTTTG tGGGCGCACGGGATGATTCCCGACGTGCATCGGTGGATGGGAGACGGAGGCATGGTGAGGTGGATTTCCATCTTTCGCAGGTGCTTAGCGGACCtggggggcgatgggtgctcgataaggagacccatcgcaaatcggtccaaagggcgcatcgaccgggggctctccgagtcgccagcgccttccagaccgtgtcttatgatgccgcttgcgttgtcgccaacaccaccccgttagtcctcctcatgcaggaggatatccgctgccaagacgaaaaggtagcgagtggtggcgttcaatcggacatacggaagcggcaacgggaggagacgatgaggcgctggcaggaccagtggacaacgggtgcagggcaacctggagcaccaggactgaagacgaggaggctgattccagacattaatctctgggtcagccgcaagcatggggaagtcgactttttcctcacccagctcctcacggggcacgggttcttgcgctcctatttcgtcgagaaaggcatcctggaaggctcgcccaactgccctgaatgtggggacgccgtggaagacgttgaacacgtgctgttccactgtccacggttcgatcggatccggaatgagatgcagcagcggtgccattcccgagtaacaatggataacatcgtctcggaaatgtgcgcccgcagcgatacgtgggaggccgtccgcgccgccgccaggacaatcttctccactctccaagcgagatgggatgttgagcgtccaccaacggcaaggcgacgcaggcgggccagacggcgggcgagggacgcaaatggtggtccctcaggccctgcggcacggcaacaacccgcgccgcaagggccaccgtaa